CGGACGTGCTCCAGGGCATGGCGGCAAAAGCGGACGTTAAAGCAGGTGACGCCTTGTTCTTCGCCTGTGACAAGGAAGCAGCCGCCACAGCTCTGGCGGGAAACGCACGGACGCGCATTGGCACAGAACTGGACTTGATCGAAAAAGACGTCTTCCGCTTCTGTTGGATCACGGACTACCCGATCTACGAATTTGATGAGACTGAGGGCAAGATCGACTTCTCTCACAACCCGTTCTCCATGCCGGTAGGCGGTCTTGAAGCGCTCAACACTCAAGACCCGTTGGACGTTATGGGCCAGCAATACGACCTGGTCTGCAACGGCTATGAGTTGGGTTCTGGTGCCATCCGGAACGCAGATCCGGAATGCATGCTCAAAGCTTTTGAGATAGCAGGGCACACCCGCGAAGACACGGAAAAGAACTTCGCAGGCATGTTGAACGCTTTCCGTTTTGGCGCACCACCTCACGGAGGCATTGCGCTGGGCGTCGACCGCATCGTCATGCTGCTTGCTGATCAGGCGAACATTCGCGAAGTGACCATGTATCCGATGAACCAGCAAGCAGAGGATCTGCTGATGGGCGCGCCGTCAGAGCCTGCCAACCATCAGCTGCGTGAGTTGCACCTTCGGCACATTCCGCCACCGGAAAAGAAGTAAGACGTCAGATCGCGGAACGAGGGCCAAGCCAAGCAGGTCGTGGGCCATCCGGCCGGAACATGTGCACGGTTTCCTCTGCAAAATGAGGGATCAACCGGTCGCCATAGCTCAAATTGTCCAGCGGCAGAACGTGAACCATTTGTCGCGTAGAGCCATCGGACGGCTCAATATAGGGAAATGCCAGGCTTTCGAATCCAATCACGTTGCCTGTTCGGCTGTTGAGTGTGCCGCTGACCCACCGACCAAACGGCGTGCCTTCTCCATGTTCTCTGTAGAAAGCCTCAAAGGTTTCTCTGCGTTTTGTGGCATCAACCGTCGTCATGCGCTCTTCCAGATAGGTACCAGTAAGGTTTTCGCCAAACGCATCCGTGAGTGCTGTGCCGAAGAGAAGGCAGAACGCGTGGCCATTCTCATCAATTCGATGCAGCAATAGATTTGGCATGAAAGCGGCCAAGCCCCGCAAGGGCAGGTCAGACTTGGCAGGTATGGAAACACCGGCTTCATCGCGCGCGTCATACCAAAGCGAGGCAAACGCGATCATTGCTTCTGACTTAACAACCACTGATGACACGGAGTCCCCCATAGATAGAATGGAGGTTTTAATATGTGGTGAGCGCTGTGTCTAGGTATTCGGTACGCGCTGCAGGGGGCTCACTCCGCTGCTGCAATCTTCTGACGCAGATACATCCAGTCTGGTCTGTCATCAAGGGCATTGAATTCCATACCATCAGCTTTGGGATAGTAGGCACCCAGAGCATCTCCGCCCGCACATTTGCGTCTTCATGACACCGTGCTTAGCCCTGTCCTGGGGCGGCCATAGAGAGCCAGCTAGGGCGCGTTTTGGCTGCATCGAACCAGATCATTTCATCAGCTTCAACAAAGCCGGACATCCCCTCGCCAAAATCCAGTGTTCCCAAAATGGAGGCGAAGTTTAGATGGCGCATCTCCGATGCCTGTCCATCGAAGTAGGGCAATGCCAGGTCCTCTATCTGAACCACCCGGCCACTTGTCGTTGTCGCAGTGCCGACGGACCAGCGCGCGCGTAGTGCATCTGAACTTGCTGTTTCGTGAAAAACCATCAATCCATTTTCACGTTGGGCTACGGCCTCTGGGGTTAAGGTCTCATCCAGGTAATGGCCAGTAAGGTCAACACCAGCCCACTCGACAAGTTGTGTTCCGAAGAGTTCGTATTTTGCCCGGCCGTCCGAATCAAAGCGGACCAGCGCGATGTAAGGCATGAAAGGGGCAAGCTCCCTGAGCGGCAGATCCCTCTTGTGAGGGGCACGAACACCTAAACCATCGCGCGTGCGATACCACAGATCGGCAAGTGCCAATGTGGCCTCAGACACCAGTTTTGATTTGCCCACGCACCCTCACTCTCAGCCGACAACATTTCAGCTGGGTAAGAATGCCAGCAAAAAATAAATCTTTAGTTTCGGTAGAGTCTCCACCAATAGATCTGGCTTGTGGCAAAGCCTCGCGGTGGAGCAGGGCTTATTGTGAGCGTAGACGGTCCCGGGCAGCCTCGCGAGAGCCCGTCGCTGGGATCAAACCGCCTTGTGGCTCCATGGCCTTGCCAAGGCCAAAGGGCGGCATACCGCTATAGACGTTCTCGTAAGAACCGGCTTTGACGAGATAGGTTTCATGCCAGATGCCCACATCGCCACGGGTCTTGCCTAACAGGGCGTTAAACCGTGCCCAGGCCGGCCAGTGTTCGTGGTCACCTGCGCGCGCATAGGTTTCCAGGTGATCGAAGGATCGCCAATATTGGATGAAGAGGCTACCGGCACGCTCCACACCGAGAAACCCTGTTTCCTCAGCATTTGAATTTTCAAGCTCTTTCAGCATGCGGAACATGGCGCGCGAGACCGGCACCCATTTATGCGGCAGCCACCACTTATTGATCCGCATGCCGATCAGAAAGACAACAAAGTCACCGTCAATTTCAGCGGTCATGCGTTGGGAGATGATGGTGGACATGGGGGCCATGCCTCTCGTTAGTTGAACTGAATGAAGTCGGTGGTGACCGGACCCTGGCCGCGAATTTCCACAACCACCGGATCGCCGCAGGACCCATCAAAGTGCAACTCCCCTTTGGGGTGAAAGGCGAAGCTGCCAGCAGGCAGCGGCTTGGTCGCGGCACAGCCGCCCGAAACCCCGGTGCCAAAATGCCAGGTGCCCTCAATCACGGTGATAAAGCGATCCTGATTGTGGGAGTGGGGCGGGCTGCGCACTTCTGTGTCAAACCGGACACGCAGCACATAGGGGCCCGGCGTCTCTGGGTCGCCATAGAGGATGGCGGCGGTAATCCCTTCCAGTCCCGGTACACGTTGAAGCTCAATCTCGTCGACGCTCTGTGCGATGAACCCGGGATTAGAAGTGGTATCGATGTTGGCGTCGGGGGCTTCGGCTGCAGCTGCGGCTTGTTCCCCGGCTTCATGATGGCTGGCAAGGGCAGGGTCAGAGAAGCTGGACAAGGCGAGGGTGCTGAGGGCCACACTCAAGATCGACATCAGTTTCATGACAGAGGCTCCTTTGGTTTCGACTTAGTCTGCCACCACACCAGCACCCGTGTCATGCCCGGACTTGGCCCCCCCCCAAACCTGTCACCCTCGGGCCTGACCCGAGGGTCCACGCAGCCGTTCGACTTGGTATGGATCCTCGTGTTCTTTTTGCCAACGCGGTACCCACAAACGAAAGACGTCATACCCGGGCTTGTCCCGGGTATCCAGGGTTCCAAACACAGGCTTTAGTTCCATCGCTCCTGGACCCCCGGAAGAAATCCGGGGGTGACAGCAGAGGAGGGAAAGAAACGCCGGCGTGATAAGCTGCAACCTCACTCAACCAACTTGTCATACACATCCAGCCAGTAGCGCGCCGTGACCCGGTGCAGCAAGCGCTCAGCTGTCAGCGCCCGTAACAGCGCTTCCTGTCCCGCCTGGGGGCCATGCATGCTCTGCAGAAACGTTACCGCCCGCGCCGGGTTTACATGGGAAAGCGTGTTCTGCATCCGCGCGTCTGCATCATTGTAATGCATGCGCGTGTGCGGAGGCAGAAAGGCGAGGGTGCGATCCTCTTCCGGCTTTTGGTCTTGGGGAGTGTTGGTATGGCGCTCGGCTTTGCCATCTGGCTCATCATCTCGGGTCATGTCCGCCCCTTTTTTCTCTGTTGAGATGGGGCGGGTCCGGCAGGCATGAGAGTAGCCGGATGTTAGTAACCTCCACATGACATGGAGCACGGTCACCTTTAGGCGTGAGCCCTGGACATGCGTGACCGTCACCCGGCCACGCATGTCTGCTTAGGTAAAACCTAACGACGTGTGACCGCATGTCATGTTCGGGGTTACTACGCCCCACGGCAGGAATTTGCCTGCCGCAAAATCAGCATACCAGAATCTATCGTTTATGTGGAGGGGTGACAGGAAATTGGAGCTGCCTCATACTCAAACTAGGAGTTTTACTTAACCGGTGTGGCGGCTGAGGAAGTGGGGAGTGGGCATGTCATTCATCCGACCGGAAGATCGACGGGCGCGCTTGCGTCGAACGAGTGAGACCACTGCATCTTCCAGTAGTCTGACTGATAATGAAATTGCGCAGATTGATGCGATCAACAACACATCATCCTACTGCCGCACGCTTTTCTTTTCATACCTTGCCCTCGGCGCAACCCTCTTCATTCTGGTGAGCGGGACCACCCACGAAGACCTGCTCCGTGAAACGCCGGTCAAAATGCCTCTCTTCGACATTGGCGTGCCACTGCTCACCTTCTATGTCGTTGCACCATTCTTGTTTGCGCTCTTTCATTTCAATCTATTGAACAAGCTGTCGCAGTTGCGCATGCAAATTGAAGACATGGGAGATATAGAAAGAGGACTCATTCGGGAACGTCTCTTTCCTTTCGACTATACGCTTCTGATTGGTGGTTTCGGAAAGAACCAGCGGGAGAACATTGTGTTATGGGCGATTGTTGGTCCTGCTCTCTATTTCTTGCCGGTGGCGTTGATTATATACACCCAGTACAAATTTCTCGCTTACCACAGCACCCCAATAACAACTTGGCATTCCTTCCTGGTGCTTCTGAGTGTTGCATCTCTTGCTTTGTTTCACGCAGGCTCAGAGAGCCCTGCTCAACTTACCGTCGCTGCTCTTAGGCGATATGCCATAGCGCTGACAATCTGGGCAAGTTCCGGCTTTTTCTTGACGCCACCAGATTCATGGATCGATAAATCGATAACAAAAAATTTGTGGGAGGATGTCGAGGCGGTCGGTATGTACCGAAACCTAGAACTTCCTGGACGCACATTTTGGGCTTCCGATCCGCCACCAGAAATTATTGCAGCTTACATTGAAAAATACGGTCCAGACGATCCAAAGGTTGAAGAGGCGCGCGTGAGATATGGCCACCCAATGGACTTGCGTGGGCGCGATCTACGCTATGCTGTTTTGTTTAGTGCAAGCCTTATTGGGGCACATATGGAGGGCGCTCAGCTTCAACGTGCAAATATTTCTAGTGCCCAACTTCAAGGGGCAAGTTTGCGAAATGCCCGGCTTCAAGGTGCGCGCTTGTTCAATACTCGACTTCAGAGTGCGGATCTGGGCCACGCTGAGCTTCAGAGGGTAAGGATGGATAACGCTCTGCTCCAGGGTGCGGACTTAAGCCGAGCCCAGCTTAATGAGGCTCTCTTGAGCCAAGCTCAACTCCAAGGCGCGGACTTGATCTTTGCTGATCTTCGGGGAGCCAGCTTGAGATTTGCCGAGCTCCAAGCGGCGAGACTCAGAAAAACTCAGCTGCAGGGAGCAGATTTGAGCTATGCTAACCTTGAGAGTGCAGACTTGGAGGAAGCAGCTCTACAGGGTGCAACCCTGCTTTGGGCCCGGCTGCAGGGTGCGGATCTTGAGGGGGCTGGGCTTCAGGGTGCAGACTTGCGTTTTACCCAGCTTCAGAGTGCTAGTTTCATCAACACTTTTATCAATTTGGCAGACTTTACCGAGGCTGAGGCTTGGAAGCCCTCCAATGCAGAGAGAGAGGCATTCTGGACTCGACTCCGTAAGCTAGCAGAGGACCTGCCAGATGGTTATGGGCGCCGAATGCAACGCGAGATAGATAAGGCATCAGAAAGACCTCTAGTTCCTGATTTTGGTCCGTCTGAGTCGCTGCACCTGCGCGTCGCAGGAAGTCTGGCCGGTACCGGTCCAGCGTTTGCAGGCTGGTCTGGCGATAATAAGGGCAACTATCGATACATGCTCCATCAATTCTTGGGTAATCTATCATGCGAAAGTTCCGCGGCCGTCAGCAATGGCATCGCGCGCAGCAGAGCTGACAACTCCCCAGATGGTGTCATGTTAGCACGTGCGCTAGTTGAGCATCAGTGTACCGACGGGCAAGCACTCTCAGAGAGATTGTCAATTGAGGCAAAGATCTGGCTGGCCAGGATAATTGCCCGTGATGATAAGAGACTTGCTGCGGAAGCAGCAGAGAAGGATTAGAAGTTCGCTCAATCGCCTCAAACCCCCTCCACGATAATCACGTCATTCTCTGACGCGCCTTTGCGTTTGGCTTTGGCCGCCTGATATTCCGGTGAGTGGAAGCATTCCTTTGCCGCCGCGACACTTGGGAACTCCACGACAATGTGGCGTTCCTTAGTCTGGCCTTCCACCACCTCAAAGTCACCACCGCGGGCGAGGAACCTCGCGCCATATTTCTTAAACGGTGCGGCGACGCCGGCGCGGTACTCGTCATACTTTGCCTGGTCGGTAACGGTAGCGTGGGCGATCCAATATCCTTTGGGAGTTTCGCTCATGAGGGCAGGGTCCTTTCACTCAGACATTCAATCAAACAGAAGCCGTCACCCCCGGAATTGTTCCGGGGCAGGCATCCTTCGAGACGCGGTCCCATTGCATGGCCCCGCTCCTCAGGATGAGGGCGTCTTATAAACTATGTCCTCATGGTGAGGAGGCCTACCAATTTACAGATTGGTGGGCCGTCTCGAACCAGGGATACAAAAGCATTAGGTAAAGTTCAGGCGGCAGCGCGGAAAAATAGAAGTAAAAAATATTTGACTCTGAGTAAGATAAATCATACATGAGGTATATCAGAGTTGACGTGGGCGCTGTGAGCCCACGTCGCGTACCCCGTCCTGCAACCAAGGAGACCGAGCCTCATGCTGCAATCCCTGTCCTTCAAAGAGCGAAATATCGTCGCCTATCTTTTCAGTATGGTGCTGGTGTTCAGCGTCTATGGCTGGGTGGTCTCGGGCCTCGCGGACGCTGGACGGTTTGACGGTCCGGACGCGTTGGCGCTGCTCGGCACCTGCATCCTCGCGCTGGTTGTCGGCACCATTGTCGTGACCTTTGTCATCGTGATTGCTTTCAACATTGTGCTGACAAAAGTTGCTGGCGACGCGGAAGACGAGACGGCCTACCTGATGGATGAGCGCGACCGGATGATTGAACTAAAAAGTCTCAAGGTCGCCCACTATCTGACGGGCACCGGGGTGTGTCTCTCCATGCTGGTACTGGCCTTTGGTGGCAGTGCATTCCTTGTCTTCCATCTCGTCATGTTTTCCTTTGCCGGCGCGGACATCATCGCGTCTCTGGTGCAGTTCCGCTTTTACCGGAAGGGCGCCTGAGCGATGGCCAAAGACAAGGGAGCCGCTCGCCCCAAGAAGACGCGCGTAGCGAACAATATCCGCCGTCTGCGGTTCGATCATGATGAAATGACGCAGAAGGAGCTGGCAGAGCGTGTCGGTGTCACCCGCCAGACCATTGTCGCGATTGAGAAGGCCGCCTATTCGCCGTCGCTGGAGCTTGCCTTCCTCATTGCGCGTGAGTTCGGCCGGCCACTCGAAGAGGTTTTTTCGTTCGAGGACGGGTGAGGGGAGTGGGAACTCAGAACGGTGTCCACACAAAAGCCGTCACCCCCGGATTTATTCCGGGGGTCCAGGAGCGATAGCGCACAGGCCTATGTTTGGAACCCTGGATGCCCTGAACAAGTCCGGGCATGACAGGTTAGAATTAGGGGGCAGTGTTGAGCACCTAGTCCAGTTAACTACATCCGCTCGTACCACCA
The DNA window shown above is from Parvibaculaceae bacterium PLY_AMNH_Bact1 and carries:
- a CDS encoding hypothetical protein (Derived by automated computational analysis using gene prediction method: GeneMarkS-2+.) codes for the protein MTRDDEPDGKAERHTNTPQDQKPEEDRTLAFLPPHTRMHYNDADARMQNTLSHVNPARAVTFLQSMHGPQAGQEALLRALTAERLLHRVTARYWLDVYDKLVE
- a CDS encoding hypothetical protein (Derived by automated computational analysis using gene prediction method: GeneMarkS-2+.), with amino-acid sequence MSSVVVKSEAMIAFASLWYDARDEAGVSIPAKSDLPLRGLAAFMPNLLLHRIDENGHAFCLLFGTALTDAFGENLTGTYLEERMTTVDATKRRETFEAFYREHGEGTPFGRWVSGTLNSRTGNVIGFESLAFPYIEPSDGSTRQMVHVLPLDNLSYGDRLIPHFAEETVHMFRPDGPRPAWLGPRSAI
- a CDS encoding helix-turn-helix transcriptional regulator (Derived by automated computational analysis using gene prediction method: Protein Homology.), producing the protein MAKDKGAARPKKTRVANNIRRLRFDHDEMTQKELAERVGVTRQTIVAIEKAAYSPSLELAFLIAREFGRPLEEVFSFEDG
- a CDS encoding PAS domain-containing protein (Derived by automated computational analysis using gene prediction method: Protein Homology.); translation: MGKSKLVSEATLALADLWYRTRDGLGVRAPHKRDLPLRELAPFMPYIALVRFDSDGRAKYELFGTQLVEWAGVDLTGHYLDETLTPEAVAQRENGLMVFHETASSDALRARWSVGTATTTSGRVVQIEDLALPYFDGQASEMRHLNFASILGTLDFGEGMSGFVEADEMIWFDAAKTRPSWLSMAAPGQG
- a CDS encoding hypothetical protein (Derived by automated computational analysis using gene prediction method: GeneMarkS-2+.), producing the protein MLQSLSFKERNIVAYLFSMVLVFSVYGWVVSGLADAGRFDGPDALALLGTCILALVVGTIVVTFVIVIAFNIVLTKVAGDAEDETAYLMDERDRMIELKSLKVAHYLTGTGVCLSMLVLAFGGSAFLVFHLVMFSFAGADIIASLVQFRFYRKGA
- a CDS encoding DUF4188 domain-containing protein (Derived by automated computational analysis using gene prediction method: Protein Homology.), encoding MSTIISQRMTAEIDGDFVVFLIGMRINKWWLPHKWVPVSRAMFRMLKELENSNAEETGFLGVERAGSLFIQYWRSFDHLETYARAGDHEHWPAWARFNALLGKTRGDVGIWHETYLVKAGSYENVYSGMPPFGLGKAMEPQGGLIPATGSREAARDRLRSQ
- a CDS encoding cupin domain-containing protein (Derived by automated computational analysis using gene prediction method: Protein Homology.), encoding MKLMSILSVALSTLALSSFSDPALASHHEAGEQAAAAAEAPDANIDTTSNPGFIAQSVDEIELQRVPGLEGITAAILYGDPETPGPYVLRVRFDTEVRSPPHSHNQDRFITVIEGTWHFGTGVSGGCAATKPLPAGSFAFHPKGELHFDGSCGDPVVVEIRGQGPVTTDFIQFN
- a CDS encoding pentapeptide repeat-containing protein (Derived by automated computational analysis using gene prediction method: Protein Homology.), which produces MSFIRPEDRRARLRRTSETTASSSSLTDNEIAQIDAINNTSSYCRTLFFSYLALGATLFILVSGTTHEDLLRETPVKMPLFDIGVPLLTFYVVAPFLFALFHFNLLNKLSQLRMQIEDMGDIERGLIRERLFPFDYTLLIGGFGKNQRENIVLWAIVGPALYFLPVALIIYTQYKFLAYHSTPITTWHSFLVLLSVASLALFHAGSESPAQLTVAALRRYAIALTIWASSGFFLTPPDSWIDKSITKNLWEDVEAVGMYRNLELPGRTFWASDPPPEIIAAYIEKYGPDDPKVEEARVRYGHPMDLRGRDLRYAVLFSASLIGAHMEGAQLQRANISSAQLQGASLRNARLQGARLFNTRLQSADLGHAELQRVRMDNALLQGADLSRAQLNEALLSQAQLQGADLIFADLRGASLRFAELQAARLRKTQLQGADLSYANLESADLEEAALQGATLLWARLQGADLEGAGLQGADLRFTQLQSASFINTFINLADFTEAEAWKPSNAEREAFWTRLRKLAEDLPDGYGRRMQREIDKASERPLVPDFGPSESLHLRVAGSLAGTGPAFAGWSGDNKGNYRYMLHQFLGNLSCESSAAVSNGIARSRADNSPDGVMLARALVEHQCTDGQALSERLSIEAKIWLARIIARDDKRLAAEAAEKD
- a CDS encoding DUF1330 domain-containing protein (Derived by automated computational analysis using gene prediction method: Protein Homology.) — its product is MSETPKGYWIAHATVTDQAKYDEYRAGVAAPFKKYGARFLARGGDFEVVEGQTKERHIVVEFPSVAAAKECFHSPEYQAAKAKRKGASENDVIIVEGV